One bacterium genomic window, GTCAACTGCAACGCAGGGTTAGACAAAAACTCTGATTCGCTGTCTTTTCCTTTTCCTCTGCCTCACCGAATTATTGTGCATTCCACATTCACGGTTTGACCCTAATATCTCCCTATCTTTATTTATCCAAGAGGCTTCTTCATATCGCTACGTTTCTATGTGTCGTCTAACATATAGATTATACAGTTTTTCTCTACTTTATCTCATCTGAATCAAAAAGTCAAGTAAATGTTGACAAAAAATAATAAATTTTGTATAATTCTAACTGGCTAATCATACTTTTAGGATATTATCCAGAAAAGAGGATAACTCTGCATATTTAATATCATAAGGGATGTATTGTCCCAATATAGTTTAATCCCTCTTACCCTGATTCTACTTTCCTATCAGGTTAGGCTTTATCTATGTCTATAGTTTATCATATTCTTCTGGTTCAATGTTTGGGATGTGTGATAATGCTTCTTTAAACTTTTTCTTATTCGCCCTCCCTGCGCGTTCTTCCAGATAGTTTTGAGTAGCAAATGCAGATATTTTTTCTGCTGTTGCACTTGAGATAAACTGGTCTATTGAAATTCCTTCTTTTCTAACTATTTCCTCCACTTGCTGATACAATGAATCAGGCAGTCTTACACTAACCGCACTCATTATTCTAACCCTCCTATCTTCTCTAAAAACTCTTTTGGTGTTAATACTTGAATACCAAATTTTCCAATACCCTTAAAGTCTTTTTTATTATATGTGATAATGTATTCGCTTTGAGATTCAATGGCTAATTCTAATACCATATCATCTTTTATATCTTTTAAGTAAGGTCTCCACAAGAAGAATATTTTACACTTGTTGGAGATATTACAAATCATATCTATAATTGCATCAATTTGCTCATTAGTTAATTTAGTTTCCCTTTTTGCTACACTTTCATATTCAAAAATCAAGGGAGTAGAGATATTTTGTTCAAACTTATCTCTGCTGATTTCAAAAAGTAGCTTATACGACGCTCCTCGTTTGGAAAGTAAAGCCGCTACAAATACATTTGTATCTATGACTACTTTGTGCTTGTAATGTTTCATAATGATATTATAAATGATATTATTCCACTTGTTAATCTACTTATCTGAGTTTATAAAGTTTTATTTTAGCCCCTAACGATAGAGCTCACCTGCTGCGGGGCGGATTACCACCAAACTTTGTAAACAAGATAAAAGCTTGAGATACCACAAAACTCTAATTACGGCACAGCCCCCCGCAGTCAGGTGCAGTGAATGGTTAGGTTTTCTTACTTTCTAAGTATAAAGTATCAGGACATAAATCTTGCCCATTCTTCCATTGAATACTGCCCAAAAATGGTTTAACAGAGTTAAATAAGTTAGCATTCGTTAATTCTTTAAATATCCCTTTGTCTAAATATGGCTTCACATCAAATACCTTAACTTCATCATTGGTAAAAGTTAAGGTTAATGTATAGTTAGAATTCGGTTTAACATCTTTAATTCTTGGATTCATGCTAATCACCCCTATTTTAGTGGATCTATCTTGAAGACATTCTCGCCACTACTGGCAAGTTCCCAATCAGCCATCAATTCTTCTTTATGTATTTCAAGCCATGCCTGAACCAGTTTCATCTTGCTTGATTTAATCTTGCCTTCTAACACTTTACCATCTGGAATTGAAAGAATAGTTTCTTGAGCCTGATACTTGACATGAACATGAGGCATCTGATGTTTTCTTTTGTCGAAATAATACATCGAGATAATGATACCATAAAACATTGCAATTACTGCCATCTTTTACCTCCTTTTGCTTAATTTCTCTCTGAACCTAACGATAAAGTTCAGCGGCGGCGGGGAGGATTGCCACAAAAGTTTGATAGCAAGATAAAACCTTGAGAGACCACAAAACTTTGACCACGGCACAGCCCCCCGCCGTCAACTGCAACGCAGGGTTAGACAAAAGCTTTGATTCGCTGCCTTTTCCTTTTCCTCTGCCTCACCGAATTATTGTGCATTCCACATTCACGGTTTGACCGTAATATCTCCCCCAATTCAAGATGCGACCCTCTATTGCCCTCCTACTCTATTGCCCTATTGCCCCGACCTTACTATTGCCCCCTTGAAGTCAGTTGTTGCAACACTGAAAATGCTCGTTGTGCATCATTGTCATTTGGGTTTTTCTCAAGAATATCTTTTGCGAGAAGCAACCCATCTTCAATTTTCCCTTGACCTGCGAGTGCCAATGCAAGGAACAATGATACATTTTTGTCATTTCCATATTTAGATAAATACTCTTGACACAGAGATTCGCATTTTGAATACTTCTTTTTGTTAATACTTTCTGCGATTAGAGAGGGTATGACTTTTTTCGCATATTCTGTCTCTTTTGCCTCTAGCTCTTCCAGATCCGCATCGGTTATTCCAAATGGTGCGAGCTTTTCCTCATCCAGATTCTCGCGAGCTATCATTGCGCCAAGTGTAAATAGATTGACATATTTGAGAAAATTGCCCAAGCTGTCCGGCTGTATGACGCCTATAATTGTCAAGGAAGAGCTCAATAGAAAAACTAAAACCACCAAACAGGGGTATTCCTTCAATAACTGCTAAACAGAGCAATTTAAAGCAGCAGTCGGGGAGCCTTCTCTTGTTAACAAAATCCCAAATTATGGGGAGAAAAATCCATATTAGAAAATAAGGTGTTACCGAGAAAAAGAGCTTGCCTGCTGTTGCCCAAGAACTTAACAATCCAATTCCATCTTCTAAAGGCAAGAACGGAACTAACCTCGCAGTATGAAAAGAAAGGAATGAGTCAGCTCTTTTGAAAAACTGCCAGCCGAAAAACCCGAAAATTTGAACCAAAGTGGTTAACCCCAATGCAAACACAAAAAGTTTTGCAACTATTCCCACAGTAAGTAAGATCGGCTCAAAAAATTTCCACCTACTAAATGCAGACATGAAAAGGAAGATCGGTCGAAAAAATTTCTTCATAATCTTCTCCTATTTGCCTTGGCGCCTAACGATAAAGTTCAGGTGCAGCGGGGAGAATTACCACAAAAGTTTGATAGCAAGATAAAACTTTGACAGGCCACAAAACTCTGACCACGGCACAGTCCCCCGGCGTCAACTGCAACGCAAGGTTAGACAAAAGCTCTGATTCGCTGTCTTTTCCTTTTCCTCTGCCTCACCGAATTATTGTGCATTCCACATTCACGGTTTGCCCCTCATATCTCCCCTCTTTTGTTATTATTTAGCTGGAGTTCTAAGTTCAAATTCCCCTCCAAATCCAGAAGCATCTTTTCAAATACTGGTCTAATTGGTGGCAACTCCTCTTTGACTGCTCTCCAAACTAAATCTGTTTTAACCCCAAAATATTCATGGATGAGTTTATCTCTCATACCTGCGATATCCCGCCAGGGAATCTCTGGATATTTCTTTTTTGTTTCATTCGGTATGTTTTTGACTGCTTCGCCAATAATTTCTAAAGCCCTTATAACAGCAAAATTTGTTTTATCATCGCATAGGAATTCCTCATAAGGCATATTCCAGGTGAAACTTTCTGCTTTATTTATTGCTTCAATTATATCTTGAATATAATCACCAATTTCCCTTTTCATAGATACACTACTTCCTCTAATATATGCTTTCCTATCTTTGGCTTAAGGGAAGACCTCATTACTAAATCAACCTTTATTCTTAAAAGGTCACTTAAATAGTTTTCTAAATTTATAAATCTTAAAAGTCCAATCTTTGCATCATCATCAAAATCAACAAGAATATCCAAATCGCTTTTTTTTTGGTTTTCCCCTCTAACATAAGAGCCAAACATTCCTATTTGATTAACATTGTATCTTTTTTTTAATTCCCATTTATTATCTCTTAATATCTGCTCAATCTCTTCTATTTTTTTCATCTGCTCCCTCCTCAAATTTTCGACGGTATTGTCAAAAGTTTCGGGTTGACTTTTCCTAAAAGATATGAGGGCATATCTTTTCATAAACATCTTTATGCTTCTGTAGATGCGGTTACACGCCTAACGATTGAGCTCACCTGCTGCGGGGAGGACTACCACTAACCTTTGTAAACAAGATAAAAGCTTGAGATACCACAAAACTCTAATTCCGGCACAGCCCCCCGCAGTCCACTTCCGGGTAGAATCAGCGGTTACCCAACCAATCCCAGAGCTTCGGATTTAACTTGACACGAGCAACGATTGGTTAGGATTAATATACTTCATCGTGTGTTCCAATCTCAAGCAAAAGAATATCGTCTTCATCTTGCTCTTTACTCTTTACAAAATCAAATACTATTCGCAGGTCGTATCCAACGCTACATGCCCAGGAGCCCAATAGTTTACCTTTAAGTTTATGAGTCTCCAATTGCGGAGTAAAAGGATCTTTGGTCAAAAGTTCCACGGCTTCTTTAATATCTTGCTTAAGAATTGGATGCTTTTTGATAGTTCGTTTGAATGCCCTTATAAAGGTTTTGCCCCAAATGAGTGTTCTCATTCGAAAAGCTCCTTCATCAGGTCATCTACACTACCACTTTTTACTTCTCCTCTAGCATATTCTTCTCTTGCTTCCCTGATGTTCTTTGCAAGTAACTCTCGTCTCTGGTCTATTAACCTATGCCGAATAATATCAATGAGGTTTTCCTGCTGATATTCAGGTAACGATTCTACAACATCTAAAGCCTCTTGTAAAATTGTAGCACTTTGACTGGACATTTAAAATACCCCCTTTCTTCTTGAAAAGCCTAACAATAAATAGGGGAAATGTCCCCCTATTTCCGTAAGCATGATTACCCATTGAGATACTGCAAAACTTTCAATCACGGCACAGTCCCCCGCCGTCCGCTGCAACGATTTGTTAGCTTTTATGCAACTATTTCATGGACAGAGTTCTATTGTGGATTTTGCATTTATAAGAACCATATCTCCTTTTCCTTTCAAGACACCATTTTCATTAATATATTCAACTTTTCCGACAAAAGCTTTGGTTGGATATAACTTAGCTTTAAGGGTCTCCTTTGAAGTTGAAATTATTCTATACTGGGCTTCTGGATCAAAGGTATTCTTTCTTACAGGTAGAATTAACTTAATCCCTCCATCTTTAAGTTCTAACACATCGCCATCTAAAGTACTCCGCAAAACTTCAATGGGAGGTTCAAGGGTTACTCTTCCCTCTTGATCTATTATATTTCTTATCTTGTTAACATAAATTTGAGCATTTAGGCTGTCTTTTTCCTTTTTAAAAAAAGCAACCTCGCCTATCCAATTTTCCCCTGCCCATTGCCATTCGTATCTCTCTCCAACTTTAGGCACGGGTAAATAGGAAAAGTATTTGGAGGAAAAGATTGACAAGACAATGATTGAGGCTACTAATAACAAAAAGAAAATAGAAGCATATGCAATCTTTGTCCACTTTCCTTGCTTTATGTTTCCTATTATTTGCCATAACAAACTCCCCATTGCTGGAAAAACACCAATTATGGCGGCAATGATTATTGGGTCCATTTTCATTTCTACCCCCTTTAATTTATTTAAAGTAATAAGTAAAATTTAGAATTGCTTCAGAGCTTTCAGCAGTATTTTTTCCATAAAAAGTATAACCATATCCTAATTCGAAAGAGAATCCCTGATTTGCTCTGGTTGCTCCAAATGAACCTATATTAATAAGGAAAATCTATTTAGAATATTCTTCGTATTTCTTTTTAATAACTTCTTTTTCGGTAGGGTCTTTTGTTGAACTTGAAGTAACTTTGACCCCATCTAATATAGCTCTTAAAAAAACTTTGTTTGGTACTTTTAACGGTAATTCTAAATTCATCTCAGCAAAATAAGGTATTTTATCTACAAATTCCCTCGCTCTTATTCTGTAGCCAATTTCTGCACCAATACTATGGAGCAATTTATCAGTATTATCGGGACTATCGGGTGATTTGTTAAATTTTTTCCCTATTAACAAACGAGTTTCAGTTTCTCTTTCTCCATCACCAAGAGATGGTGACTTGTTCTCATCGTAACCACTTGGAAATTTTTCTCTAAGTAATATACTTATTGTAGGATAGTATTTATCTTGATAATCATCTTCATTTAAAACTCTATATTTCAATCCTACAAAAATATCCTCAATATGTTTATTTTTAAAGGTATCAAACTCATTTTCAAATTTTGCCCATTTGTAGGGAATAGAAAATGATAAATTTATATTATCTAATACCCCATATTCCATTTTAAATTCTGTTCTCTGTTCATCGTACTTACCACCAAAAGGAATTTCTTCTTTCTTGCCGTTATTATCAAAGTTTTTATCTGACCAATAATATTTATAATACATTTCAGTGAAAATATCACTTTTTCCGATAGTCCACGCACCAGCGAATATATTCTTTGGTAAATATATAATTGAAAATAGAATTAATAGCTGAGTAATTGTCTTTATATGCATAGCTCTATCCCCACCAATATTTATTAAAGCTAACGACAAAGTTCAGGTGCGGCGGGAAGAATTACCACAAAAGTTTGATAGCAAGATAAAACTTTGAGAGACCACAAAACTCTGACCACGGCACAGTCCCCCGCCGTCAACTGCAACGCAGGGTTAGACAAAAGCTCTGATTCGCTGTCTTTTCCTTTTCCTCTGCCTCACCAAATTATTGTGCATTCCACATTCACGGTTTGACCCTACTATCTCCCCCTAACCTATCTTATTTCCATAAATTCTTACGGTCTAACTCTAACTCTTTCCTCACTCCTTCTCTGAATTAAGTCATGTTCCAGCATCCTGGTAGCGTTGCGTATCTTTTCTCTCAACCAGGTATTGATTAACGACTCAGATGAAACTTTCTTTATTTTTGCTATTTCAGTAAGATTAGCCACAATATCTTCTTCAAGA contains:
- a CDS encoding toxin-antitoxin system HicB family antitoxin yields the protein MSAVSVRLPDSLYQQVEEIVRKEGISIDQFISSATAEKISAFATQNYLEERAGRANKKKFKEALSHIPNIEPEEYDKL
- a CDS encoding putative toxin-antitoxin system toxin component, PIN family, with product MKHYKHKVVIDTNVFVAALLSKRGASYKLLFEISRDKFEQNISTPLIFEYESVAKRETKLTNEQIDAIIDMICNISNKCKIFFLWRPYLKDIKDDMVLELAIESQSEYIITYNKKDFKGIGKFGIQVLTPKEFLEKIGGLE
- a CDS encoding DUF2442 domain-containing protein translates to MNPRIKDVKPNSNYTLTLTFTNDEVKVFDVKPYLDKGIFKELTNANLFNSVKPFLGSIQWKNGQDLCPDTLYLESKKT
- a CDS encoding DUF4160 domain-containing protein, giving the protein MAVIAMFYGIIISMYYFDKRKHQMPHVHVKYQAQETILSIPDGKVLEGKIKSSKMKLVQAWLEIHKEELMADWELASSGENVFKIDPLK
- a CDS encoding DUF86 domain-containing protein, which produces MKREIGDYIQDIIEAINKAESFTWNMPYEEFLCDDKTNFAVIRALEIIGEAVKNIPNETKKKYPEIPWRDIAGMRDKLIHEYFGVKTDLVWRAVKEELPPIRPVFEKMLLDLEGNLNLELQLNNNKRGEI
- a CDS encoding nucleotidyltransferase family protein, which codes for MKKIEEIEQILRDNKWELKKRYNVNQIGMFGSYVRGENQKKSDLDILVDFDDDAKIGLLRFINLENYLSDLLRIKVDLVMRSSLKPKIGKHILEEVVYL
- a CDS encoding type II toxin-antitoxin system mRNA interferase toxin, RelE/StbE family yields the protein MRTLIWGKTFIRAFKRTIKKHPILKQDIKEAVELLTKDPFTPQLETHKLKGKLLGSWACSVGYDLRIVFDFVKSKEQDEDDILLLEIGTHDEVY
- a CDS encoding CopG family antitoxin; its protein translation is MVKNKLKTLPPSRSIDELIDFFDIHDMGNYWEQMPEAHFDVNIKRRKYLVALEEDIVANLTEIAKIKKVSSESLINTWLREKIRNATRMLEHDLIQRRSEERVRVRP